The Microcella flavibacter DNA segment CGGCTGGCGCGGCTCGACCGCCGCGCCGCGCGGCGCCGCACCGAGGTCTCCGCCGTGCTGCGCAGCCTGCTGGTCGGCGACGTCGCCGCCGCCCCCGCGCCCCGACGGCTCAGCACGCTGCACGCCGTCGCCGCCGTCGCGTCCCGCGTGAGCGGGGAGGACCGCGAGGCGATCCAGACCTGGCTGCGCGAGCACGGCGCCATCACCCGCGCGCTCGCCGGGATGCGCTCGCGGCGGCCGTTGACCCGCGCGCGCTCCCTGCGCCTCTACGTGCGCTCGATCGATCGACCGTCGGCGGTCATCATGCAGCGGATGCTCGAGGACCACGACCGCCGCGTGCGCGGGGTCTGCGCGCTCGAGTGGGGCAGCACGGGCCGCTCGGAGGCCATCGCCCCCATGCTCGCCGCCGTGTGCCGGAGCGAGAACCGCCTCCCCCCGCTCGTCGCGTCGATCGCCATCATGCGCTGCCGGCTGCTCGACATCGCCTCGCTGCACGCCGCCTGGAGCACAGGCGACCCCGACGGTCTGCGCGTGGCGCTCGCCACCGGCAGCGCCGCGGGCCTCCCGGGCGTGCAGGCGCACGCGCTCGCGGCGCTCGACGACGAC contains these protein-coding regions:
- a CDS encoding HEAT repeat domain-containing protein, with protein sequence MTGLVVAVWASFGVCLLLLAAVIIVMLRLARLDRRAARRRTEVSAVLRSLLVGDVAAAPAPRRLSTLHAVAAVASRVSGEDREAIQTWLREHGAITRALAGMRSRRPLTRARSLRLYVRSIDRPSAVIMQRMLEDHDRRVRGVCALEWGSTGRSEAIAPMLAAVCRSENRLPPLVASIAIMRCRLLDIASLHAAWSTGDPDGLRVALATGSAAGLPGVQAHALAALDDDDVLVRIAAADALRRVGTRPSLQALGDRARIEQNPVARRHLISAIGALGGDR